The window AAGAATGGACGGATATGAATTAAACTCACAGAATGTAATCACCTGGTCCActtctacatctgattaacttttggggtcgaCCCCgtttaaaatggccgccacagcaaacactaaaataactCTGACTCAGTGTCAGCTAAGCCTCAGAGCTCTGACATGAACACAGTTTCTGGTGATGACAGAACGTCTCCATGAAAGTGTCCCTGGTGTCCACATTCATCCAATTCAGACAGAGTCGGAGTCCAAACACCGCAGGACCTACTGTCAAGTTGAAGACACTTTAAAAACCCAAAAGGAACTGAGAAGAGACACAAACGGACACCGGGTTGAAGTTTTACTTGCAGCGAGGGGAGACGGCCTCTCTGCTATGCAGCAGCTTCCTTCTCCAACAACAGGTTCCCATTGTCTGATTTGATTAACAAACAtgattaacaaacaaaaacactggtGGAGAACTAGggttgacaaaataaaatcatggaacaataataaataaaggaaaaaagttAACATCAATGAGTGAATAAAACGATGATAAATTATATACATTTTTCCATCATCTACGCTCGCAGAAGAATGTCAGAGCGACTGAGAACGTGCTGGAGTTCGGTGAAAAGCTGCTGGTCACTGGTCTCCTTAGGGGCCGTAGTTTGTTAGATCAAATTTACAGGCCCCCGATTGTTGGGGGGTCTCTCTGGGCTTCACCCTTAAGGTGTGCTGAGCTGAGATCTGCTCAGTGAGCTTCAGCATGTTATTTATAAACTTACTTTGAAAACGAACACCTCTCGCATTCAGAAGTCCTAGCATGAGCTTGGAGCTCGTGTTTGGATGGGTTCTGTGGACGTCAAGCACCACGCGGTCCAGAAGTAGAGACAtcaggaagggagggaggacaGGGTATTTAGCTGTAAATACCTTAGACCGCTTTCTCTCATGCGTCTCCTGATGGTCCTCCTCGACACACCGAGATATTGGTGGTGGAGTCGTTAAAGTACTTCCTGTAACTTTCCAGTTGCTCTGGGCTCCATGTCTTGGTGCAGATTTGACACCTGTGGCTTCCATGAGCTGCTCTCATTTATCCACCACAAACTCCAACCTCTACGTCTCCAGCTTGGTGTAAAATGTCTCTTAAGTCCAGCTCAGAGCTCGTTCATGTCCTGCGTGAACGGAGCCACCATGTttgaacacaacaaacaacaaacaaacaaacaaacaaacctaagGAACAGATTTCAATGGATCAGCTTCAGTCCCTCCACTGAGTTTGATTATTTCATGACAGCAAATCACAGGAgccatgaaataaataaagacagtgAAACAATTATTGATCTTATTACAGTTTTTCTCGATTGTTTACACACAATTACTGGTTCTTGAGACACAATGACCACAACGTGTAACTCATGCACCAACCACCTGAACCGATTCTGCGAAACTACAAGCACGATTCCTGCTTTACACTGAAAGTGCAGTTCTCTTGTTTTCACAAGGAACACACTGTCATTCAAAGTTTCCTGCCCTACAGTGCACACAGACTCATCACTGTCACACAGTTTCACAACCAGCAGTCACAGCTTTAGCATAAAAGGGCAACAGGCAGCAGCTGATGCTTTTCATGGCTGGATTTGCCATGCCAGATGATATTTCCCCACTGCTTGCTCAGGGAAAACATTGATTGTGAAGTGGATGAGGTGCTGTGGCCAGTCTGAAACAGAAGAGACGATGCAGCAGTTATGGGGGGTTTTTTGTTACAGTAACTAAACAGTGAATTCTTCAGTTTTGGATGCAGACCACTGTATGTGCAGCTTTGTGTTGGTCTGGATGTACAGTGTGTACactggaggttttttttgtactgtgTTTTCCATTCATTGTAGTGTTTTACATCGAGCACATCAGTGTTCAACTggttttttcttgatttgtgtGTAGAGTTCTGAGAATATGAGGCATGCTCTCAGGAAGTGTGTAAACaatccagacaaaaaaaaaaaactaaacacactggagaagaaaatcaataaatgtgaGCGATGTGAAGAAAAGGAACATGAAAGAAGAAATGTACAAATTCAGATGAGAGGCTGCAGGTAACAGAGGCAGCTTGAAGGAAACAAGAAATTAGGAAAGATTAGGTGGTGATAGGAAGCTGTCAGTCTAccattaaacaagaaaaaaaaaatcatttattttgtatattatGATAAACGCTGTGCTTGgtttgttgaaacaaaaacaagtacttttgatttcatgtttaaatttatagggaaaaaaaaaattgcatcttTCAGAAGTTAAACAAATAATGTATTTTGAATATCAAtccaaagaggaaaaaacaaaacaaaactataaagaCCAAAACTATGCATGTACTTCAAAGTGATTAGACCTAATCCAATAAATGCCTATTTAAAAGTAACCATTTTGTAAATATGAGGATGTCAATTTAATACAGAAGTGTCAGAAATAatttagggttttgttttgtatacaTCAAAGGTTGGAGAGTTATTCATGTACAGCAGGTGGTGGTATAAACAGAGTCTTCtatgaagtgaaaaaaaaggggCTTACATACTTATTCTTCAGCATTTAATGATAAGCTCTGCTTGAATTTTAATAGCAATGACAGTAGAATCTGAAGACTCAATAGTGTGTATATACTTCAAAGTGATTAGACATCCTAACCCATTACAgaccaaattaaaaataattaaatcgTGAACAGGATAAGATCTTTAGGTGAGATGGAGGTGGCTCTTAAAAGAGCCGTTGTGGTTGTGGGAGCAGGGGTCGCTTTAAGCTCTCTCTCCGCGGATGCGGCGGGCCAGCTGAATGTCTTTGGGCATGATGGTGACCCTCTTGGCGTGGATGGCGCACAGGTTGGTGTCCTCGAAGAGGCCGACCAGgtaagcctcgctggcctcctgcagagccatgacggccgagctctggaagcgcaggtcggtcttgaagtcctgggcgatctccctGACCAGACGCTGGAAGGGCAACTTacggatgagcagctcggtggacttctggtagcggcggatctccctgagagccacggtcccgggcctgtagcggtgaggcttcttcacgcCGCCGGTGGCCGGGGCGCTCTTAcgggcagctttggtggccagctgcttcctgggGGCTTTGCCTCCGGTGGACTTGCGAGCGGTCTGCTTAGTTCTTGCCATGCTTTTACTTTTCTCGGTCTcgagagaagagaaaaatgtgTCAGGGCGAGCGGAGAGCCGCGCCTCTTAAAGCGCCCGAGCTGCGGCGGAAACGGTGACGCTGCTCGGCGGCCGAGGCTCCTGATTGGTGAGCGCCTCTTCCTGGAGCTCAGCGCCGCCCGCAGCGCCGAGTCCCCGCCCGAAGGCGCGCTGCTTATTGGACGGAACAGGCGGGCGACGAGCCCGCTCACATTCAAACGGGGCCGCGCTCCGCCGCCGGCTCTTCTGGTTGGTCGTCGGGCCGTCCCGCCGCTCTCTGCCCGCATATAAGGAGGCTTTCGGCGGACTCTCGACACATTTTTCTCGAGTTTATCTTAAGAAAGAACCGTAAACTAAAAATGAGTGGAAGAGGCAAAACCGGCGGTAAGGCCAGAGCCAAGGCAAAGACCCGCTCCTCCAGGGCCGGGCTGCAGTTCCCGGTGGGCCGCGTCCACAGGCTGCTCAGGAAGGGCAACTACGCCGAGCGCGTTGGTGCCGGCGCCCCCGTCTATATGGCCGCCGTGCTGGAGTACCTGACGGCTGAGATCCTGGAGCTGGCTGGGAACGCTGCTCGCGACAACAAGAAGACTAGGATCATCCCCAGACACCTGCAGCTGGCCGTCCGCAACGACGAGGAGCTCAACAAGCTGCTGGGCGGAGTGACCATCGCTCAGGGCGGAGTGCTGCCCAACATCCAGGCGGTGCTGCTGCCCAAGAAGACCGAGAAGCCCGCCAAGGCCAAGTAGAGACCCGGCCGGAACCACAACCACAACGGCTCTTTTAAGAGCCACACACAGTCCGTAAAGAGCACAGATCCTCCATCAGCACACAAgaaatttattataataatatcaCTTTGCTTATTGAGCTGACATGGTTGCAGATACTATTTGATGAGATTAATTTAATTAGAAAAGTTTTTCTCAGATTTGTAAATACCTAGAGGAAAAGAGAAACTTTATTTCATACAAACTAATCATCATAGTTCAAAAAGAATCACAAGAGTCACAAAATTGCAGaaactgctttcattttctggaagaataattataataaataaactactattctcattaaaaacatttatttaaacactttcGTATCAAATCAACctatatttttgtaaagaaaagctGTCATGTACAAAATCAAGTCATCTTTCATCTCATAAAATTTACCTGAATAAAGTGATTGAACATATAAACAATCCACAATAGCTgtcatctgtaaaaaataattcacttttttaGTAGTGAATATAACATCAGCATAAGGAAATGTGGCTCTTTTATCATGAAAACCTgttgaataattaaaatgtatccTCTCACCTGACAGCTGAAGGTTtctgaataattatttttcatgaCTGAAGTGTATTAATATTAAACTCCATGAATTTCATGTTAAAGTAAACTAATCAGCCTCTGAGTTTTTAGCCCAGAGCATAAAGACTCACATGAGAGATTTAATCCgttttgttattaaaacacatggtataaaaaaataatataaaaccaCATAGAGATATAAATATTCAAAACGTCCATTTAAGTCtaaagtcctgtttgtttgcacCGTGAGGATAAAGGAGCTGTTTAGAGGATGTGGTGGCTCTTAAAAGAGCCTTTTTTCGCAGTTGAAGCGTCATGTTCACTTCTTCTTGGGAGCTGCCTTCTTGGCTTTAGGTTTGGCCACCTTCTTGGCTGGAGCTTTCTTGGTCGCCGGCGCCTTCTTGGCCGCCTTCTTAGGGCTCTTGGCGGGCTTCTTTGGGCTCTTGGCAGGCTTCTTGGCCGCCGTCGCGGGCTTCTTGACCTTCTTAGGGGACTTCTTGGCGGCCGCGGGCTTCTTGGCTGCTGCCGCCGCCTTCTTAGGCTTCTTGGCCGCGGCGGGTTTCTTGGCGGCGGGCTTCTTGGCTTTAGGAGCGGCTTTCTTGGCGGCGGGCTTCTTGGCCTTGGTTTCCACTTTCTTGCTCATCTTGAAGGATCCGGAAGCGCCGATCCCCTTGGTCTGGACCAGGGTCCCCTTGGCCACCAGGCTCTTGATGGCGGTCTTGACGCGGGCCTTGTTCTTGTCCACGTCGTAGCCGCCGGCGGCCAAAGCCTTCTTCAGGGCGGCGGCGGACACGCCGTTGCGCTCCTTGGAAGCGGCCACGGTTTTCACGATCAGCTCGCTGACGCTGGGGCCGGCCTTCTTCGGCTTCGTGCTCTTCTTCTTGGCCGCTTTGGCCGGAGCGGGAGCCGGAGCTGGAGCAACTTCTGccattatttttctgctttccttCCTTTCTGCTCGAACGAGACGAGAGTCAGACTGAAGTCATGAGGAACTCCGAGCTGCGGGCTGCACTTAAACACACCATGAGAACCGTGGAGACTCAACGCTGCCCGGGACCTGCTCCGTGCAACATGGACggctcgtgtttgtgttttctcctccgcgtaaaagtggaaaaaaacgaGTGCGGGAGCGGCTCCGGGGGCTGACACTGAACGAGTCGGTGGCGGACTTGTTCCTCTTCGTGTCCGGCTCCTGTTCGGCTCCGGTCGTGTCCGCGTTTTGTTCCTGCAGCTTCAAAACTCCGCAGATTCAGCGCGGATCTCACCGATGATCGGTGCGGTTTCCGTCTGTTTTCATTCCGAAAATCACCTCAAACGCGACAAAGTTCAGTCGAAGCACGTTTTTCCGTTGACTTACACGTTTGTCCAGACACCTAAATAGAAATCAGCCACCTGTTTTTAGATATTAACCCGTAAAAAGTGGAGATTGTGGAGGCAGCAAACACAGCCGTGGAGGCTGTGCCGGAGGCTCATTGCGCAGCAGGCTTCCTGTCAAAGCTGACCactgttaatgtttttactgCTTGAAACCTCTTATAAATCCTAAACAATGAACACAACACTTCTCTGCATTCACTACATTTTGTTTGATGATAGTTTTTCACTGAATCAACAAACAAATGGACAGAATGGATGTCTGCCAGCAGCACAGAGAGTGAATGAAGCTGAATTGATGCaaccaaatatttttatttaaattttcagatGCTTCTTCTTAATACAATTGAATTTTGCTTAAATCTGTGTGGATATTAATCAACCTGAACCAGAATGTGCTGAATTAGTCCTGCTAAAT of the Kryptolebias marmoratus isolate JLee-2015 linkage group LG3, ASM164957v2, whole genome shotgun sequence genome contains:
- the LOC108247233 gene encoding histone H3, with the protein product MARTKQTARKSTGGKAPRKQLATKAARKSAPATGGVKKPHRYRPGTVALREIRRYQKSTELLIRKLPFQRLVREIAQDFKTDLRFQSSAVMALQEASEAYLVGLFEDTNLCAIHAMSGRGKGGKGLGKGGAKRHRKVLRDNIQGITKPAIRRLARRGGVKRISGLIYEETRGVLKVFLENVIRDAVTYTEHAKRKTVTAMDVVYALKRQGRTLYGFGG
- the LOC108247215 gene encoding histone H2A-like, with amino-acid sequence MSGRGKTGGKARAKAKTRSSRAGLQFPVGRVHRLLRKGNYAERVGAGAPVYMAAVLEYLTAEILELAGNAARDNKKTRIIPRHLQLAVRNDEELNKLLGGVTIAQGGVLPNIQAVLLPKKTEKPAKAK
- the LOC108247219 gene encoding histone H1-like; its protein translation is MAEVAPAPAPAPAKAAKKKSTKPKKAGPSVSELIVKTVAASKERNGVSAAALKKALAAGGYDVDKNKARVKTAIKSLVAKGTLVQTKGIGASGSFKMSKKVETKAKKPAAKKAAPKAKKPAAKKPAAAKKPKKAAAAAKKPAAAKKSPKKVKKPATAAKKPAKSPKKPAKSPKKAAKKAPATKKAPAKKVAKPKAKKAAPKKK